The sequence below is a genomic window from Babesia bigemina genome assembly Bbig001, chromosome : II.
GCATCGGCATCCGGATGTGGATCTCGCAGCGCGGCCGGCGTACGGCGTCGTGACCGAGACACTACGGGGGGTATCGCGTTGCAAGCACTCGCCACTCGTAGACACTGCACTGTAAAATAGCGAAGCCGCGATGTGCCATCTGCAGGGCCGATATGGCGTGATCGCGGCCCGGGAAGTACACTAGCACTGTGCGCCTTGTTGAGCGCTCGAGCCAACAGTGACAAAGTGCTGACATACTGATACGAGCAGAATGCCTTCAATAGCGAGGATCAGTACCTATACTGTTGTAGAATTTTGAGTAAGCGATTCGGCGCCGTTCATACGCCGCTGCCTCTCTTTCTAGACATCACTAGACGCTGTGGCGATCAGATACCCTGAGCCAGAGAACTACAGCGCCGCCATGGAGCCAATCAACGCCTACGCGAGGACCCAAAGGCTCACCATTTGCGCCAGGATGCTCATGTACCGCCCGGAAACGGCTGAGCTGCTGGACTTCGAAAAAAATGTCGTCGCAGAGGACACCATCACCCTAAAGCCGCCGTCGAACGACGCCAACGACGCAGCCACCACGGATGACGCGGTTCCACCGCAGAGCTCGCTCCACATCGTGCAAAACGGGCAGAAAATACACGCTATCGCAGACCTCGAAGAGGTAGCCGAATACCTCAAAACCTACCCGCTCGCTCTGGTGCTCGCGAAGGTCGTCTGGAGGGATAAGGGCTGCTTCATATGCAAACCGGACGTCGTGAGCGACCACGCTCACACAGGCGCGTGCTACAGGATCATCAACTCGCACGTATATCGCAGGGCATTCGGTTGCAAGGCGGCAAACAGGCGCGTAGCTCATGCGTTAAAGGAAGGGGACAGGATCAAGCTCGGCAGGGCGACGCTGGTCGTGCGCCACCTCGCGCGCAAGCCCGCCAACTCGCTTTCGTACATACACGAGTTCATGGCGCAGCCCACTGAGGAGGGCCGGCAGCCCGAGACCTCACCAGAGCCTGCAGACGAGACCTCACCAGAGGCTGCAGACGAGATCGCACCAGAGGCTGCAGACGAGACCTCACCAGAGGCTGCAGACGTGACCTCACCAGAGGCTGCAGACGTGACCTCACCGGAACCTGCGGACGAGATCGCACCGGATCCTGCAAACGAGACCGCAGCCCCCGAGAATGCAGAAGAACGCGTACAAGTGGAAGATATTGCCGTCGAGACTGTGCATCGTACGATATCCAACGTATCTACTGTGATGGGGCCTGACTCGGTCATTAACACGCAGCGGTCGGTGACGATGCCGCCAGTACCGAGGGGTGCTTGTGCTGCGCCGGAGCAGGACGCGGACCAAGGCATGTGCCGCATATGCTTAGAGGGCGAAGAGTCGGGCAGTCTGGTAGTGCCCTGCAAGTGCAACGGCTCCATGAAATATGTGCACCTGGCGTGCGTGCGAACGTGGATACAAGGGAGGCTCAACGTGAAGGACGAGCAcgggcagcagcagctcgcaTTCTTCCTGAAGAACCTGAAGTGCGAACTGTGCGGGGTCCCGTACCCATCGTACATCGATGTCGACAGCGTCTGGACTGAGTTCCTCGGGATCGAGGAACCCTCTCCGCCGTACGCCATCCTGGAGCCAGAAAACGCAAATCACACCGGGCTGCATGTAGCGAGCCTGTCCACGGCGTCCGTCAGCATCGGGCGCAACGGCTCCTCCGACGTTGTGCTGCCGGACATATCCGTCTCTCGGTGCCATGCGATGATGCACTACCGGGAGGGGCACTTCGTCATCGAGGACAAAGGCAGCAAATTCGGCACCCTGGTACAGCTGGCTGACGCGTACGAAATACGCGTGGAGGCTGGGACCCCCATCGCGCTGAAAATAGGCACCGACGTCCTCTGCATCGAAGCGAAGATCAAACGCAGATTCGGCGAGCTGTGTTGCGCAGGTTACAGCCGCAGAGCCGTAAGCGTAGTGATTTGATCTCACATGTAAACACACAAAGGCGACCACAACGCTAGCATATTGCCACAACACGCCTTCATACAAAATTTAAGTAAACTAACACCGCACCGCGTCCCGAAAGCGGGGCTGCTCACCGCCTGCTGTGGCACCGACACAGCACGTTAACGAAATTGACTCGTGACAGCAATGTGAATGTACAACCATGCAGTCTCAACCGCGCATGTTGCCGCTTGGCCGAACAGAGCCCGTTGATGCGGCCAACCGTCACGATAACTGCCGGGACAGGAGGGCGGCGCGCTGGCGCTCGTCCATTGCCATAAAGGCGTCACGCAACACGTGGAGCACCTTAATGCCGTGGCGCCGCAGGTGACGCGCCTTCAGGATCATGCCGCCGGAGGGCCGCGAGCCGGAATCCACGGTGTTTGTGCGTGTATACACCAGCACGGCGTGCCGGACGCCCTGGTGCTCGAAGGAGGCGTCCAGCAGGAAACCTTCAAACGCCTCGGCAGTCGACGCGGTGACGCCCAAGGAACCGAGTGCGCTCGCCAGGCGCTCACCAGTGGCCGCACAGTAGGCCGCCGATTCGTCGTCCATGAACATGCTCTTGGTGAGGTTGAGCAACCGGAGCACGTCAGCAGTCAACAGCTCCTTACGCACTGCAACGGTGTGGATTTAGCGTCAAAATGGCTAATCATGGCAAACAATGTTGAACATGAAAGTAAATAGTACGTCACACAAGCGGCACATGACGATGGTGCCAAGCACCGCGGACACGCAATGTTCATTACAGGCACCATGCAACGGCGTTCAAGGACACAAAATGACCCTACCTGCAACTAGATCCGAGAGGGCGGGGTAAAGCAGTGCACAGCGGCGATTCCCCCGCACCTGGTTGAcgtccagcaaggtgaggCAGCTGCTCCAAAAGGTAACGTCGAAGAAACGCTGCACCGCGTACGACCACAGCGCACGGCACAGCTCGTGCGCGCTGAACTGGTTGACGCGTTGCAGCAGGGGAAACTGCAGGCCAACGAAAAACGACTCCCGCCCGACCAGGTGGCCATAGGCCCACAGCAACTTCGACAGGCAGTCTGCAGGCAAATCATCCGCGTAACGGAGCGCGTATTCCTGGACACACTGGTGCAAAGTGGCAGAACCCGTGCCCAGGCGAGCGTAGCCCTCGGCCAGCATCGCAAGATCCAGACCGTTGAAGTGCATGATGTTGGCGATCACCTCCTCCTCGATCTTCACGTGGAAGTCAGATGCCGCCCCTGCGCCCTTTAACTGGGACAGACTGTTGACGCATAGCGCCGCATTGGCGGGGGACATTGACGAGGCCGCTGCGGTGGCAGCGGACTCCAGAGCCGACAGCAGTGCCGGCGACTCAAACCCTGAATCCGCCAGGGCCCACAACAGCATCGATATGCTTCGGCCGGGTAGATCAGAGcagtgctgcagcagcagcggctcGCAACGTCGAAACATCTCGCGGCTCATGTCGGAGTACTTGCACGTCACCCACAGGAGGTCGCAAAGCTCAAGCGGCCCCAGGCACGACAGATCCAGGCCCACACAACGCCGGAGCAGATTCTCAAAGACAGCCGGCGAGCATGCGGAAGGCTTGCGCGCGTAGCATACCAGCGCCTTGACGGCATCTGTGCCCGTGAACACGTCTCGGTTCAGAGCGTGGCGCGCGCAGCTTTGCAGGAACAGGGTGGCGCCGTGCCTCGCAGCGGCCAGGGCGCCGAACACCATCATGCGCTGAGCGGGCGCAAACTCCAGAAGCCTACTCGTGCATACATGGCCGATCAGCTTGGCAAAGGGCACGCTGTCACTAGAGCACGCCAGCGCAGTTGCGCTGCGGCACAGGTCAGTGTGGTCCAGGCGCCAAGCGCAGGTGGACAGGATGCGTTCGCAGTGGGAGCGCAGTATCCGGTTGTGATACCCCCGGATGTACGTGCCCATGCGCACCAGGTAAAGCAGCTCCGTGGGCGTGAAGCAGTCGATGCGCGAAATCACGTCGGTGTACATGTCGCCCACGCCACTCGGCAGACGCATGACGTCAAGTCGGCCGTGCCAGCCGCATAGCTCGACCAGACAGAAGTCTGTGCGCGGCCAGAGCTCACACAGCGAGTCACCAGCatcgcggcggtggcggcagcctAACTGCACGACACGGGACAGCAGCAGTATCAGCTCTGCGGGCTTCAGCCGCGGGCGGCGCTCCTTGAACACGCTGCATACGTCCTCTATGCTTGAGCACGAATCCAGCGATGGAACCAAGGCAGTTTCGCATGCCTGCAGAGCGCCAAAGGAGGCACTGGGCTCAGTGCCCACGACTGCGGTATCCTGAAAGAGGTCGTCCGGAAGAGGTCGGTCGATGCCAACGAATCCGCGCCTGGATACGCGACAATGGCTGCGTAGGAGCGAACAAAGACGCAGGATCCGGCTACATGGGAGCATCGTAGTGCGCAATCCCTGTTGCGAAGAAGGTTGTTAGCAGACTACAGCCCGGGGGCATCCTCATACAGCAGCCTACACATATCTTACCCCGCTGCATCAAAAGGATTTTGTGGCCCAAATAGACAATAACCGACGATGTGTTTGCGTTTCGATGTGGAATCCAAGTTGTTTCCGCCGTTGAGCGCAACTACGCGGCTTATGTGCGACCAGACATCACCCGTTAACACGGGCAGGAGCGCCCAAACACACATTGGCAAAGCACTAAAACAAGACTTTTGCTCTACGTGCACGTAAATGCCCATGCGATATTAACTACAGGTCACAATGCCACAAGGGCGAAGCTCGTGCGCTGCCCCGGCAACGCCTGCACACCTTCCACACGGTAACCGCCTACCGTAGACAACTACGCGTGCATGACATAACCTTGTAGAGTGCGCGCGACACTTGACCAGCGACGGTCaacggcagcggcgccaaGGGCAGAAGCGCCGTGCGTCAGCGAACTGTGGAAGTTCACTCCGCAACCTCGGTGACGCAGGCACAACACCAGATGCGCGTTGCGTCGCATTTCAGCGAAACTCAGCGCTTGCGCGGAAACTCGCAGCGTTTGCAGGCATATCTCGATGTCCTTGAGCGCCCGTAGGGCGCGGCTGCAGCGAGGTCCCAGCACCGCACCTCGACGCGGAAGGTTCTCGCGGATCAGGCGCTTAGCCATGACAAACAACACCCGCGCCCTCAACACCACATCTCCATGGCCATGCTGTGCTCCGTAGGGGTGTgcgagcagcagcagcatcgaGCTCAAATGCCCGAACGCTTCGTTCAACAGGTCCGTAGGGCAATCGATCGGTATCGCATCGCACAAGTCCTCCAACGCTGAAGGTGGACACCGCATCACATCCGCCATAAGGCAGAGCACGCGCACACCACACCGCCGCAGTGTTTGGCGGAAGCTGGCGCAGGCGTCGTCGGGGTCGTTCAGCAGCCGCACATCCACCGTAGGCGCGGAGGAAAACAGACATCCATTTGACATTGACTGCGACTCGTACCGCCAGGCGAGGCCCCTCCTGATGTAATGCAGTAATAGGCACAAATACAAGGTGTACATCTCTCGCCTGCAGCCCAAAAGGTGGTGGTACCGTGACAGCACCTCGAAAAACAGCAACGCCAGCTCGAAGAAAGACCAATGTGCACGCATGCATATCCGCTCCGAAATAACCCGCGAAACCCGCCTCTCCATGCTGCGTGAGGGTAACGGGCCACGTGGGAGACGGCCCGTGCCCTCCGGCAAGCACTGCTTGCGTTTACGAGGTCGGGCGCTGCCTCTCCGGGAGGTTAAAATCGGCCTCCTCCGTGACCGTGACTCACAGTTTGTCGGATTGAGGCGCATGGCCTTTGCAGGCCTGTCGGTCACGTTATTGTTAGCGAACACCCGTTCCTCCGGAGACTCCGCATCACGGCTTGCACAGTCACCTTCGACCACGTCCACCCTTCGCTTGGTATGCAGCCTATCGAGCGTGCTACCATCCAGTTCCCTCAGCTGGCGCGTCAAACACGCCAGCGCGAGGGGTAGCGAATCCACGTAGAACACGAAGTGCCGCTCACGCTGAAGCGTGTGCTCGACGCCGTCGCAAATGCTGCGGACCAGCGCCGCGCCGCTGTCGCACGCGGGGTCTACATAGCGCAGCGGTTCCAACGTGACGTACGGGGTCACCCTTTCCTGCGAATCTATGCCGTCTAGAAGCCactcgcgctgcagcaacAGTATCGTGCGCAAATACGGAGTCAGCGACGGGTAATCGCGGAAGAACCGGATCCCTCCGCCACGCCTCTTCGCGCGCACAGTCCAGTCGTGCAGATGTGAGAGGCGCCCAGCGCGCCGCGACCACTCTAGTAGTAGAGCGTGCGTATCCGGGGGGATGCGACGCTCGTCCGAACAGCTGGACATGCACCTCGTCAACAGGTCACAAACGGATGCGGATATATCGGCTGCAGTTGACTTACACTTTACGTGCAGAGCTATCCGGGCGGCAGCGATCGCAGATGTTCGGCTGAAGTTCGAACGTTGGAGGCAGCGCAAGGCTTCCTTGTGGTCACCCAAGAGCACATGAATTTCCGCCTGCAACTCTGAGAACCGCGACAGCACCTCCGAATCTCCACACTCCGCATATTCCCTTTCGGCATCGCGCAGGAGAGACAGCGCTTCCAGATAGTCGTAATTACGAATCAGCCCAGAAGCAGTTGAGAGAGCTGAGGCAGGATCTGGCTTTCGCCCTAGCACAGCGGCACCAGAACCTCTATGCATAACAACTGATGCCGCTTCCATCTTGCCTTAACACATCTGAGCCGTTTTATGCCGCAATTGGCGGAAGCGTTGGCCACCACCCCGGCGCGTGACAAGAAGGTCACACCCGGCCGCCTACCACGTATTGGATTAGCATGTGGCAGTTGTTGCGGCAATAATGCTGCTTGACGGTGTGCGCACGTCAAGATGCCGCCAAATGTGTGCCAAAATGGCCCCAGGATTCTTGCAGCTGTCTGGAAGGGCGACACACTAACGCGTTATCCGGGTATAAGAATAGACAAATGAACCTTTGCGCCAAACCAGATGAATCTATAAGCAAGGAACAAAGTACATACGAGTCAAAGCGAGGTACAAGCAGGTGAAAAGGGAGTTGTCTTCTCTACGGCACTGCGGGGTTAGTCAGACGCGATTAGCGTCCCTGTCGTGCGCTACAGCAGGGATTCGGGTTCACGTGCACGCACTTACGGACGTGGAAGGCGATCTATGCGATTCCTGTCGTATTAGCATCGGAGAAGTGGAAGGGCACACACCGGACCCTGGAACACCTGAATTCCATAGAAATCGCGTCAAGCAACGGATAATTGTGCGGAAGTTGTACAACTACTGGGTGCATAAGATGGATGAACTCGGGTATGAGTGGTATACTGGGTTCAAGACGCCCAAAGCAGTGGGACAGACGGTCGAGGAGGCGCTGGAGTTGTTCCGGCAGGAGACCGATCAGGCGCCACACCAGCCGGAGGTGACGTCGAATGCGCACAAGAAACCCGCTTTGAGCTCGATAGAGTTTTCGGGCATGGCCGTGGAGGTCAGCCATGAGGACCAGATGGGCATCATCGACCTGGCAAACAAGGGCATAGAAAAATGGCTACCAGTCTGCGTTAACCACGCTGCCAAAAGCCAGCCGAACAGCCCTTGCAATGGCGGCGAAGCGGAGAAAAACGATCACGATGACTGCGAAGTGTCCACCATCAAGCTGCAAAGCTCACACCACGTAACGCTCTTCTACTATTCCACCAAGGACGCGAGACCGGAATTGGAGGACCCGCGCACAAAAGCTGTGTTCGAGCAGATGCACGACTTGAGCCCGTATTTGCGCGAATTGCGCTGCGCGCTCACGCCGTACGAGTTCGCCATCGCATTGCTCTACCGACACTTCTACGGCCTCAGCATGCCTGGTGAGGACGGCCAACACAACTCGGGCCACGAATCGAGCCGAGATTCCAGCAAATACGTGCCTATCACACTGAGGCACGTCGTGTTCGTGCCGGGGGTACTGATGTGCGCAACGGCGCAGCTGCACAGGGACCTGGTTGCGCTCCCCTCGCCCGACGGCACCTTCGGCCCCTACTGCAGCTACCCACACGGAAACGTGGGCACAATGGAGGAGCTAACAAAGCGATGCTGGGACGATGGCGCTGTCATGCTCGAGGAGAACCACTGCACCCACGTCACTCTGGGCGTCACCAAGCAGTACAAGCCCGTTGTCTCGAACAATATATGCGACGGCATCAGGCGGTACCTCGATTTCCTCAAGAATCACGAGGATGCGGACGCGGGCGACAAGCTGTGGCGCATTAAAAGGGTGAACGAAGACGATAGCGTTGACGAGGCGCGGCCCGAGGAGCTCCTCAAAATCTTGGAGGTTTACGGAAGCAGGCCCTCGGAATTCAAGCACGCCAAGAGGGAGTTTGTACAACTTGCGCCCCACGCGGCCAGGCGAGACGAGGCGGGTTTGGcgcacgccgccggagagGCCGTCTTCGaccttgcgctgccgcctaAAGACGAATGCGCGGAAAAGCAAATACAACGCTACAGGCGCACAGTATGCTTCATAGCAGACGGCGGGAAGTGGATATACATCCGGAACCTGCCAGTCAGGCGGAACCTGCAGGGCCCAGACGACGAGACGCAAGGCACTTGGCTGGTGGACTCGTACATTAGCAAGCTCGACAAGGCAGTGACGGGCGAAATCCGCTTCTACAAACGGGAAGGGCATGAGCCTAAGCCACGCCCGACTCAAAGCAAAGCACAATAGTAGTACCATGTACCATAGAATGGAGCACAGGCGTCTCCCAGTGGGCAGTAGACCGAGCAGAGCGTCGCTGGAATGCATCGCATAGAACAACACGCGTTGTAAAACGGTGGTAAATATTTAGTTACACGCAGTTCGCAGCACCCGGTTAGGCGGTGCGGCGGGCCCACGGGTAATCGCCTAGAGGCGCAACTGCATGATGCAGGCCATCACGCAGTCACCAGGCGATGTATTTAACTGCCGCATTGGCAAAATGCGTGCTGCATCACCAGCTCCGATCACATCAAATGGTTGGGGGAGTTGTGAAACGCCGACTGCAGGACGAACCTAACACGCCATGAGAAACCAAACGGGAAACGTACGCCTTGGATATCACAGCGTCTACTTCCTCTATGCCCCAATCTAAGGTCGGAGGGCGCTGCAGGAACAGCAGGCATTGCTGGTAGTCcatgtgcagcagctcctcggACCAGACGCTCAGGAACACCGCAGACACGTACTCGTGAAATGCGACGATGCCCTCGTTGATCTCGGCTATGTACGTGTCCCACAGGCGTATGGCGCAATCCAGCGGCAGCTCGCGAATCATCAGGCAATTCATCCAACGGAACGGGAACTGCATGAAGTCTATGCCCAGCGCCTCCAGGTGGTCGCAGAGCTTCATGTCGATGCGCTTCATCAGGTCCTTTAGTCGGTTCAGGGACTTGTATACACCAGGCTGGTTCTCGGTGTAGTTGTCCTGCATGTGCGATAAAATGCGAGAGAGGCAGTAGAAGCTGTCCGCCTCAATCTCCTCGAGGTCCCTCTCAGTCAGCCTGTCCACAGCATCCGTGTCCAGCGAGAAGCCTGCGATGTCGTGTGAAAACGGCGATGAAGACGCAACTAACACCCCATGTACGGCCGGCTCAGAGCTGCCACGAACAGTACTAGCAGGTCGTTGATGCCCTGTACGTAACCGCTCGCGGGGTTGCGCACACTCCAGATGTACAGCACCCGCTCCATCAGCTTCTGAACGCGTTTGTCCTTGAAGAGGCGGAGGGACTGGTTGGTGCGCGGCAGATCGACTTGAATCTGCACACTTTGCCTTGCAAAAAAGCTAGACCCACCTGCTT
It includes:
- a CDS encoding TBC domain containing protein, putative, which encodes MRSRKKALSPSNIPVLSLKNGPSSPPPASSSQRLHRLSSALTAPIVDIALIKQILWLGIPEDAPLTHRADAWRLVLGYLPVVTASREQQLERKRRHYQGMYKQHCDADVKCESDQKTLKQIQVDLPRTNQSLRLFKDKRVQKLMERVLYIWSVRNPASGYVQGINDLLVLFVAALSRPYMGCFSLDTDAVDRLTERDLEEIEADSFYCLSRILSHMQDNYTENQPGVYKSLNRLKDLMKRIDMKLCDHLEALGIDFMQFPFRWMNCLMIRELPLDCAIRLWDTYIAEINEGIVAFHEYVSAVFLSVWSEELLHMDYQQCLLFLQRPPTLDWGIEEVDAVISKAFVLQSAFHNSPNHLM
- a CDS encoding seroreactive antigen BMN1-9B, putative, which gives rise to MEPINAYARTQRLTICARMLMYRPETAELLDFEKNVVAEDTITLKPPSNDANDAATTDDAVPPQSSLHIVQNGQKIHAIADLEEVAEYLKTYPLALVLAKVVWRDKGCFICKPDVVSDHAHTGACYRIINSHVYRRAFGCKAANRRVAHALKEGDRIKLGRATLVVRHLARKPANSLSYIHEFMAQPTEEGRQPETSPEPADETSPEAADEIAPEAADETSPEAADVTSPEAADVTSPEPADEIAPDPANETAAPENAEERVQVEDIAVETVHRTISNVSTVMGPDSVINTQRSVTMPPVPRGACAAPEQDADQGMCRICLEGEESGSLVVPCKCNGSMKYVHLACVRTWIQGRLNVKDEHGQQQLAFFLKNLKCELCGVPYPSYIDVDSVWTEFLGIEEPSPPYAILEPENANHTGLHVASLSTASVSIGRNGSSDVVLPDISVSRCHAMMHYREGHFVIEDKGSKFGTLVQLADAYEIRVEAGTPIALKIGTDVLCIEAKIKRRFGELCCAGYSRRAVSVVI